A single region of the Sorghum bicolor cultivar BTx623 chromosome 7, Sorghum_bicolor_NCBIv3, whole genome shotgun sequence genome encodes:
- the LOC8064332 gene encoding UDP-galactose transporter 1: MEDAKMGNAATIRAVLAILQWWGFNVTVIIINKWIFQKLEFKFPLTVSCVHFICSSIGAYIAIKVLKTKPLIEVATEDRWRRIFPMSFVFCINIVLGNVSLRYIPVSFMQTIKSFTPATTVILQWLVWRKYFEWRIWASLIPIVGGILLTSVTELSFNTFGFCAAMVGCLATSTKTILAESLLHGYKFDSINTVYYMAPFATMILSVPAMVLEGSGVVSWLYTYESVGPALAIIVTSGVLAFCLNFSIFYVIHSTTAVTFNVAGNLKVAVAVLVSWMIFRNPISAMNAVGCAVTLVGCTFYGYVRHLISQHQATVATGGGGPRTPRGRLEMLPLTAEKQGDKI; this comes from the exons ATGGAGGACGCCAAGATGGGGAACGCCGCCACCATCCGCGCCGTGCTCGCCATCCTCCAGTGGTGGGGATTCAACGTCAccgtcatcatcatcaacaagTGGATCTTCCAG AAACTGGAGTTCAAGTTCCCTCTGACGGTGTCGTGCGTCCACTTCATATGCTCTTCTATCGGAGCCTACATCGCAATCAAAGTTCTGAAAACAAAGCCACTGATCGAGGTTGCCACGGAGGACCGATGGAGAAGGATATTCCCAATGTCATTCGTGTTCTGCATAAACATTGTGCTGGGGAATGTGAGCTTGCGGTACATTCCGGTCTCCTTCATGCAGACCATAAAATCTTTCACTCCTGCAACCACAG TGATTCTTCAGTGGTTGGTGTGGAGGAAATACTTCGAATGGCGCATCTGGGCTTCTTTGATCCCTATTGTGGGAGGCATTCTTCTGACTTCGGTAACTGAGCTGAGCTTCAACACGTTTGGCTTCTGCGCCGCCATGGTGGGCTGCCTGGCCACATCCACAAAGACCATTTTGGCAGAGTCACTGCTCCATGGATACAAATTCGACAG CATCAACACGGTGTACTACATGGCTCCCTTTGCGACGATGATCCTGTCAGTGCCAGCCATGGTGCTGGAGGGCAGCGGCGTGGTGAGCTGGCTCTACACGTACGAGTCCGTGGGGCCAGCGCTGGCGATCATCGTCACGTCGGGGGTGCTGGCCTTCTGCCTCAACTTCTCCATCTTCTACGTGATCCACTCGACGACGGCCGTGACGTTCAACGTGGCCGGCAACCTCAAGGTGGCCGTGGCGGTGCTGGTGTCGTGGATGATCTTCCGGAACCCCATCTCGGCCATGAACGCCGTCGGCTGCGCTGTCACGCTCGTCGGCTGCACCTTCTACGGCTACGTGAGGCACCTCATCTCGCAGCATCAGGCCACCGTGgcgaccggcggcggcggcccccGCACGCCCAGAGGCCGCTTGGAGATGCTGCCGCTCACCGCCGAGAAGCAAGGCGACAAGATatag
- the LOC8064334 gene encoding 1-phosphatidylinositol-3-phosphate 5-kinase FAB1A, producing the protein MCSDMSDQHDHHTTREDAPEANGYHRSHCFKKDHHSPHGAEQSQAADADNKHINHLSTDDNAPSSASGHRHGRISRHASTSSVDDRSIKSGDDSDGAESTNGRSSNTEISFLENDTIWIPPQAADKEDEAQSFATSIAYDDDDDDYSDGIKWGQSSFPSPGKQHDTGTSNHREEREKAMLEAMNGQLKILVSRFLASAGIPSSNEEGSDSWLEIVTSLSWEAALLIKPDGSMGKEMDPGSYIKVKCVASGTRRQSEVIKGLVFKKNTAHKHMPTNCHNPRLLLLKGVLGHSDVGLSSFSSMDQEKDLLERAIGKMMEICSPNVVLVEKTVSRNIQELLLKEGVTLILDMKLNRLERIARCTGSPIISFSEVLDKPKLKQCDYFHIEKFIEEHNNASEGGKRPSKTLMFLEGFPRPLGCTILLKGANSEELKKVKQVMHFTVFAAYHLILETSFFEDQRVFLNDKSTPKETSVTATEGTSPTAYDVAALSGAIPSFPSHDDSPALRLFHATSNSYADVNKPTSPRNMDSFSSVSSSSANDLEQGASIRLNNTERLTLPVQGPLRKLFADMLSHQNIYLPVTSLQEANDNRKEVRAESGQETVSNGFHRPKIEEPVVSIENGESINDAQKQEITRAIMPGSSSVSDKSGESPVMEDNEAHTTSIVIKEKYVDDDQADDALDSHSILILMSSQCTEKQVICEQSHLTRIKYYGSFDVSLGRYLQDILQNQKLSCSSCGEPPESHMYSYTHRNGNLTVLVKRLVPQHHLPGESEGKIWMWTRCSRCDHEHGLSKPTPRVLISAEARNLSFGKFLELSFSSHSAARRLSICGHLVNRDCLRFFGLGSKVAMFRYSSVEIYTTCKPQPTLQFVNPIRQDWFEGQRRNVHAKGMVLFSGVARFLQNLKNEHPDAIKLAINCGLALPVKDFTELEELLIKEKAQFESSVGKATDQNGTPSSSVHELLNINWYYQDLLLELYIWDRRLHQLFYCKSVQLESVANYKNPADTVDGICGENSGTDKKISDKTTIALGVASTTESASNNLDHQSGDAAAPLLDESQEAGHSELPCNGGSKAEDSSIAHGQIKVDGTIETANDPCFEISNDKEVQVNDTVADPIPMKQEPCSTPQQFKYPYWDERERWIWNSISESQLAYRNDIQIGYLEKFELINNYLPHYLPPLFEQHDEAYSPQFAVGPGSNILCIMEDEISSIIARALAISDERHHLIDLKFENGMDYSKGEHVKAMEKSYSFLSESSFSSSPWSSTDSEASLSSLSSFSSDDFSGYDSSSLLSPMHPEMTVNGKVTLKGKYSVTVVYDNQFFALRKKCCPSELEYITSLSRCKKWNAQGGKSKAYFAKTMDDRFIIKQIKKTEFESFIKFAPDYFKHVYHSLDTGSQTCLAKILGIYQVKQIRHGKEVKIDLMVMENLLFGHNISRIYDLKGATFSRRVTDSNDHDTVYLDQNYVEDMGFSPIYIGGRTKHLLQRAIWNDTAFLTSANVMDYSLLVGVDKEKHELVFGIIDYLRQYTWDKQLETWVKTSLVVPKNVSPTVISPKEYKKRFRKFMAKYFLSVPDTWSPDNSSKPCKSLGQSNHKSVELQNGNNLLQHPTEGCA; encoded by the exons ATGTCGGATCAGCACGACCACCACACAACCAG GGAGGATGCACCAGAGGCTAATGGTTACCATCGCAGTCATTGTTTCAAAAAAGACCATCACAGTCCCCATGGTGCGGAGCAGAGTCAGGCTGCGGATGCCGATAATAAGCATATAAATCATCTCTCCACAGACGACAATGCTCCCTCCAGCGCTTCAGGCCACAGACATGGTCGCATTAGCCGCCATGCATCCACGTCTTCTGTTGATGACCGTTCTATCAAGTCCGGTGACGATTCTGATGGGGCTGAGAGTACCAATGGCAGAAGCAGTAATACAGAGATCTCATTTCTAGAAAATGATACCATCTGGATACCACCTCAAGCGGCAGATAAGGAGGATGAGGCCCAGAGTTTTGCTACAAGCATCGCttatgatgacgacgacgacgattatAGTGACGGGATAAAGTGGGGCCAGTCAAGTTTCCCATCCCCTGGTAAGCAGCATGACACCGGCACTAGCAATCATAGGGAGGAACGAGAAAAGGCGATGCTAGAAGCTATGAATGGCCAGCTGAAGATACTTGTCAGTCGGTTTCTCGCATCTGCTGGCATTCCTTCTTCGAACGAAGAGGGTAGCGATAGCTGGCTTGAAATTGTCACCTCCCTGTCATGGGAAGCCGCACTACTTATCAAACCAGATGGTAGCATGGGAAAGGAAATGGACCCTGGCTCTTACATCAAAGTCAAATGTGTAGCATCTGGTACTCGCCGGCAAAG TGAGGTGATCAAGGGGTTAgtcttcaagaagaacactGCTCATAAGCACATGCCAACAAATTGCCACAATCCTAGGCTTCTACTTCTCAAAGGAGTCCTTGGGCATTCTGATGTCGGTTTGTCATCATTTAGTTCAATGGATCAG GAAAAGGACCTGTTGGAGAGAGCTATTGGTAAAATGATGGAGATATGCAGTCCCAATGTTGTTCTGGTCGAGAAAACTGTTTCACGAAACATTCAAGAACTTCTTCTGAAAGAAGGTGTCACTCTAATTCTTGATATGAAACTCAACCGGCTAGAGAGAATTGCACGCTGTACAGGCTCTCCCATAATATCGTTTTCCGAAGTTTTGGATAAACCGAAGCTGAAGCAATGTGACTACTTTCATATCGAAAAATTTATCGAGGAGCACAACAACGCCAGTGAGGGTGGAAAGAGGCCATCTAAAACATTAATGTTCTTGGAAGGCTTTCCACGTCCACTTGGTTGCACG atACTGCTAAAAGGAGCAAACAGTGAAGAATTGAAGAAAGTCAAACAAGTAATGCATTTTACGGTCTTTGCAGCATATCACTTGATCCTTGAAACATCTTTCTTTGAAGATCAAAGGGTTTTTCTAAATGATAAAAGTACCCCGAAAGAAACTTCTGTTACTGCTACAGAAGGGACATCACCAACTGCTTATGATGTTGCTGCTCTTAGTGGTGCTATCCCTAGCTTTCCTTCACATGATGACTCTCCAGCACTTAGACTGTTCCATGCCACTTCTAATAGCTATGCTGATGTGAACAAACCTACATCTCCAAGAAATATGGATTCATTCAGTTCAGTATCCAGCAGCTCTGCAAATGACCTTGAACAAGGTGCAAGTATCAGGCTCAATAATACTGAGAGGTTAACATTACCAGTCCAAGGGCCACTAAGGAAATTGTTTGCTGACATGTTAAGTCACCAGAATATTTACTTACCTGTTACATCATTGCAAGAGGCAAATGATAATAGGAAGGAAGTCAGGGCTGAATCCGGTCAAGAGACTGTTAGTAATGGTTTCCATAGGCCAAAGATAGAAGAGCCTGTGGTTTCCATTGAAAATGGGGAGTCCATAAATGATGCCCAGAAACAAGAAATTACTAGAGCAATAATGCCGGGAAGTTCTTCTGTAAGTGATAAAAGTGGAGAATCACCTGTTATGGAAGACAATGAGGCACATACAACAAGTATCGTTATCAAAGAGAAATATGTCGACGACGATCAAGCTGATGATGCACTTGATTCTCACAGCATACTGATTTTGATGTCTAGCCAGTGCACGGAAAAGCAGGTTATCTGTGAACAAAGCCATTTAACCCGTATAAAATACTATGGGAGTTTTGATGTGTCCTTGGGGCGATATTTGCAAGACATTCTGCAGAATCAG AAACTGAGTTGCTCCTCATGTGGAGAGCCTCCAGAGTCCCACATGTACTCCTACACGCACCGAAATGGAAATTTGACCGTTTTAGTGAAACGTCTGGTGCCCCAACACCATTTGCCTGGTGAATCTGAAGGAAAAATATGGATGTGGACTAGGTGCTCAAGATGTGATCACGAACATGGGTTATCCAAACCAACTCCAAGAGTACTAATATCAGCTGAAGCACGCAACCTCTCATTTGGGAAATTCCTGGAACTCAGTTTTTCTAGCCACTCTGCAGCAAGAAGGTTATCCATATGTGGACATTTGGTCAACAGGGATTGCTTGCGCTTTTTTGG CTTGGGCTCTAAAGTTGCTATGTTCCGGTACTCTTCGGTTGAAATTTACACCACCTGCAAACCACAACCTACTCTCCAGTTCGTCAACCCCATCAGACAGGATTGGTTTGAAGGACAAAGGagaaat GTTCATGCTAAAGGTATGGTGCTTTTCTCTGGGGTTGCAAGATTTCTACAAAACTTGAAGAATGAACATCCTGATGCAATAAAATTAGCAATCAATTGTGGCCTCGCACTCCCTGTTAAGGACTTCACTGAACTAGAAGAGTTGCTGATAAAAGAAAAGGCCCAGTTTGAG AGTTCTGTGGGCAAGGCCACTGATCAAAATGGGACACCGTCTTCGTCTGTGCATGAACTATTGAATATAAATTGGTACTATCAGGACCTTCTACTTGAGCTTTACATTTGGGATCGCCGTCTACATCAATTATTCTACTGTAAATCTGTCCAATTAGAAAGTGTTGCTAATTACAAGAATCCTGCTGATACTGTTGATGGGATCTGCGGCGAGAACTCTGGTACTGATAAGAAAATCAGTGATAAAACTACGATAGCTTTGGGGGTAGCCAGTACCACGGAGTCTGCAAGTAATAATCTTGATCATCAATCAGGTGATGCTGCAGCACCCTTGCTTGATGAAAGCCAAGAAGCTGGGCACTCGGAACTTCCTTGCAATGGAGGTAGTAAAGCTGAAGATTCTTCCATTGCTCATGGTCAAATAAAGGTTGATGGCACAATAGAAACTGCAAATGATCCTTGTTTCGAAATATCCAATGATAAGGAGGTCCAGGTCAATGATACAGTAGCAGATCCAATACCCATGAAACAGGAGCCTTGTAGCACTCCCCAACAGTTTAAATATCCGTATTGGGATGAAAGGGAAAGGTGGATTTGGAATTCAATTTCTGAGTCTCAATTGGCTTACAGGAATGACATTCAAATTGGATATTTGGAAAAATTTGAACTCATTAACAATTATTTGCCACATTATCTTCCTCCCTTGTTTGAACAACATGATGAGGCATACTCTCCGCAGTTTGCAGTAGGTCCAGGTAGTAATATTTTGTGCATAATGGAAGATGAGATATCCAGCATAATAGCTCGTGCTCTTGCCATATCTGATGAACGCCACCATTTGATAGATTTAAAATTTGAGAATGGAATGGATTATTCCAAGGGAGAGCATGTTAAAGCAATGGAGAAATCTTATAGTTTTCTGTCTGAAAGTTCTTTCAGCTCATCCCCATGGTCATCTACAGATTCTGAAGCAAGCTTGTCATCTCTGTCTTCATTTTCATCTGATGACTTTTCTGGTTATGATAGCTCATCTTTATTGTCCCCGATGCATCCAGAAATGACTGTGAACGGGAAAGTGACTCTCAAAGGCAAATATTCAGTAACTGTTGTATATGACAATCAATTCTTTGCGCTTCGGAAAAAGTGTTGCCCATCCGAGCTTGAGTATATTACTTCCTTAAGCCGTTGCAAGAAGTGGAATGCTCAAGGTGGAAAGAGCAAGGCCTATTTTGCAAAGACGATGGATGACAGGTTCATCATAAAGCAAATCAAGAAAACAGAGTTCGAGTCATTTATTAAATTTGCCCCTGATTACTTTAAGCATGTTTACCATTCTCTGGACACTGGAAGCCAAACTTGCCTTGCCAAGATATTAGGAATCTATCAG GTTAAGCAAATTAGGCATGGCAAAGAGGTAAAGATTGACTTGATGGTGATGGAAAATCTTCTCTTTGGCCACAATATTTCACGAATTTATGACCTCAAAGGTGCTACTTTTTCGCGGCGTGTCACTGACTCAAATGATCATGATACTGTTTACCTGGACCAAAATTATGTTGAGGACATGGGTTTTTCCCCAATCTATATTGGTGGAAGAACAAAACATCTTTTGCAGCGTGCAATCTGGAATGACACAGCTTTCCTCACT TCTGCGAATGTCATGGACTATTCTCTACTTGTGGGAGTGGACAAAGAGAAGCATGAACTTGTGTTTGGCATCATTGACTATCTGAGGCAATATACTTGGGACAAACAACTGGAGACATGGGTGAAGACTTCTCTGGTAGTACCCAAGAATGTTTCACCAACTGTAATTTCCCCCAAGGAATACAAAAAAAGGTTTAGGAAGTTCATGGCGAAGTACTTCCTGTCTGTTCCAGACACATGGAGTCCTGATAATTCATCTAAGCCATGCAAATCCCTTGGTCAGAGCAATCACAAGTCAGTGGAACTCCAGAATGGCAATAACCTGCTTCAGCACCCAACAGAAGGGTGTGCCTAA
- the LOC8064333 gene encoding uncharacterized protein LOC8064333 translates to MNAFYSSMAHGLDALHRSPHACLSAAFLQQAAALLRSLHSQLLHLVQRLHLPPGESWLDEYMDETSRLWEACQLARAGAAGLDAYCAAAARVAPALRDWLYGGSGSGGSHSHATAAVRHLQRAITAPRRHAVALHQDNRALADARLDPASLLLDDRSPLEFKLNAFNGFRGVLYALRNATSFLLVLLISGTVTCLPDLTAGCSAVAHHHQQLRASGGGYVASVARLRQRVAQEMEGCIIGGGGGGGGIMMYEFRQARAAIDGLKQDFDRVVAMGGGYCDDIGDSLGQRAEIINGWVGMLRSGAEAVIAELDDFFDEIVEGRKMLSDLCSHR, encoded by the coding sequence atgAACGCCTTCTACTCTTCCATGGCGCACGGTCTGGACGCGCTGCACCGCAGCCCACACGCGTGCCTCTCCGCAGCCTTCCTCCAGCAAGCCGCGGCGCTGCTGCGTTCCCTGCACTCGCAGCTCCTCCACCTGGTGCAGCGCCTCCACCTGCCTCCCGGCGAGAGCTGGCTCGACGAGTACATGGACGAGACCTCCCGCCTGTGGGAAGCCTGCCAGCTCGCGCGCGCGGGCGCCGCGGGGCTCGACGCCtactgcgccgccgccgcacgcgtCGCCCCCGCACTCCGCGACTGGCTCTATGGCGGCTCTGGCTCCGGCGGCTCACACTCCCATGCCACCGCCGCCGTGCGACACCTCCAGCGCGCCATCACAGCGCCCAGGCGCCACGCCGTCGCGCTCCACCAGGACAACCGTGCGCTCGCTGACGCCAGGCTTGACCCGGCCTCGCTTTTGCTTGACGACCGCTCCCCGCTCGAGTTCAAGCTCAATGCCTTCAACGGCTTCCGTGGCGTCCTCTACGCGCTGCGCAACGCCACCTCtttcctcctcgtcctcctcatcTCCGGCACCGTCACCTGCCTCcccgacctcaccgccggctgcTCTGCTGTcgcccaccaccaccagcagctcCGCGCCTCGGGGGGTGGCTACGTCGCCTCTGTCGCACGCCTGCGACAGCGCGTTGCACAGGAGATGGAAGGATGCatcatcggcggcggcggcggcggcggtgggatCATGATGTACGAGTTCCGCCAGGCCAGGGCTGCCATTGACGGCCTCAAGCAGGACTTCGACAGGGTCGTCGCCATGGGCGGTGGCTACTGTGACGACATCGGAGACAGCCTTGGTCAGAGAGCGGAGATCATCAATGGCTGGGTTGGGATGCTGCGATCAGGCGCTGAGGCTGTCATCGCTGAGCTCGATGACTTCTTCGATGAGATCGTCGAGGGCAGGAAGATGCTCTCCGACCTCTGCAGCCATCGCTAG
- the LOC8068510 gene encoding PHD finger protein EHD3, which yields MASDGAARVRPPKLPVWEGLDPSNVLTYKRRRRGTGANAGHIAVTPSPDPVKNKMSAVVHAINSQQGGRQMLDRHWRSWRDTLEGVLQSTPGNQSAGGIQSCIRDALRYNGCHPKEHGNLADGRGAGGEDPVGAVHSEENNAAFQLEDGTAASLEANKAVCHKALFDILISEKFAMLCDLLAATFHVNTPDDVIGLQIIDAKMRNGDYAQNPALLDHDIKKIWKKIEHVGQQMAGLASSLSLISQASHQKQASGVSEIDVAEHRIEETSLVGVAHKALRELTPPCDSGHSTIPNGPDGICKDCGRKADSGGRIICDRCEATYHVSCLKLAIDEEAPAKWYCPTCVGLDGPSKNDNNGRSHEGCDVCEWLVFEKPEEPAEDVSQPELAVKTQESSVSSMDEDSEPDLSTTALANLCKHCGTCEDENKKFLVCGHPYCSYKFYHVLCMKESQIASEKQKKQACWYCPSCLCRCCFKNKDDEEIVLCDGCDDAYHIYCTVPPLDSVPRGNWYCMSCNARRSARGMQKYEESILQKTSRVPDAKRPKVQAAAPEK from the exons ATGGCCTCCGACGGCGCCGCCAGAGTCCGCCCTCCCAAGCTCCCCGTTTGGGAAGGCCTGGACCCATCCAACGTCCTCACCTACAAGAGACGCCGCCGCGGCACCGGCGCCAACGCAGGCCACATCGCCGTCACGCCGAGCCCCGACCCTGTCAAG AATAAGATGAGCGCGGTGGTGCACGCCATCAATTCCCAGCAAGGTGGGCGCCAAATGCTAGACAGGCACTGGAGAAGCTGGAGGGACACGCTGGAGGGCGTCCTGCAATCCACTCCTGGGAACCAGAGCGCCGGAGGGATTCAGAGCTGCATCCGAGATGCGCTCAGATATAATGGTTGCCATCCCAAAGAACAT GGGAACTTAGCTGATGGCCGAGGAGCAGGCGGAGAGGACCCTGTTGGAGCTGTACATTCTGAAGAGAATAATGCTGCCTTTCAGTTAGAAGATGGAACGGCTGCATCTTTGGAAGCCAACAAGGCAGTGTGCCATAAAGCTCTTTTTGACATTCTAATCTCCGAGAAGTTTGCCATGCTTTGTGATCTGCTAGCTGCAACATTCCATGTCAATACGCCTGATGACGTGATTGGCTTGCAAATAATTGATGCCAAGATGAGAAATGGGGATTATGCACAGAACCCTGCGCTGCTTGACCATGATATCAAAAAG ATATGGAAGAAGATTGAACATGTTGGCCAACAAATGGCTGGTCTGGCAAGCAGTCTCTCACTGATTTCACAAGCTTCTCATCAAAAGCAG GCTTCTGGCGTTTCAGAAATTGATGTGGCTGAACACAGGATAGAG gaaacaagttTGGTTGGTGTTGCCCACAAAGCCCTAAGGGAGTTGACTCCCCCTTGCGATTCTGGCCATTCTACGATACCAAATGGACCGGATGGAATTTGCAAGGATTGTGGCAGAAAGGCAGACAGCGGAGGAAGAATTATCTGTGATAGATGTGAAGCCACATACCATGTTTCATGTCTCAAGCTTGCCATTGATGAAGAGGCCCCAGCAAAATGGTACTGTCCCACCTGTGTTGGATTAGATGGACCTTCAAAGAATGACAACAATGGCAGATCACATGAAGGCTGCGATGTATGCGAGTGGCTTGTGTTCGAGAAACCTGAAGAACCGGCTGAGGATGTTAGCCAACCTGAATTGGCCGTCAAAACACAGGAGAGCTCAGTGTCAAGCATGGATGAAGATAGTGAACCAGACCTCTCAACAACTGCTCTAGCAAACTTGTGCAAGCATTGTGGCACATGTGAAGATGAGAACAAGAAGTTCTTGGTATGCGGCCATCCTTATTGTTCTTACAAGTTCTATCATGTGCTGTGCATGAAAGAAAGCCAGATTGCAAGTGAGAAGCAGAAGAAGCAAGCATGCTGGTACTGCCCGTCTTGCCTGTGCAGATGctgcttcaagaacaaggatGATGAAGAAATAGTATTGTGTGATGGCTGTGATGATGCTTATCACATTTACTGCACTGTCCCGCCGCTCGATTCTGTCCCGAGAGGTAACTGGTACTGCATGTCATGTAATGCACGGAGGTCAGCGCGTGGGATGCAGAAGTACGAGGAGTCAATCCTGCAGAAGACCAGTCGTGTTCCTGATGCCAAAAGGCCAAAGGTGCAGGCAGCTGCTCCAGAAAAATAA